A genomic window from Henningerozyma blattae CBS 6284 chromosome 3, complete genome includes:
- the URA3 gene encoding orotidine-5'-phosphate decarboxylase (similar to Saccharomyces cerevisiae URA3 (YEL021W); ancestral locus Anc_1.453), which yields MMRETYEARAAKNSNPLVSDIFRIIAEKKTNLCVSLDVTTTTKLLKLADDLGPYVCIFKTHIDIIDDFSYKSTIEPLVELSKKHNFLIFEDRKFADIGSTVQHQYDSGIYKIVNWAHLVTVHGVPGSGILSGLNLAAEPVVQKIGQHRGALMLAQLSSKGSLAFGEYTQGCVQMANESNFVAGFIAQSREATKLKSESVASRDWLILTPGVAIGITGDGLGQQYKTPEMAMERGSDVIIVGRGIIGDDKEPIKEAIRYREAAWNAYLKEIK from the coding sequence ATGATGAGAGAAACATATGAGGCAAGAGCTGCTAAGAATTCTAATCCACTAGTTAGTGACATATTTAGAATCATTGCTGAAAAGAAAACTAATTTGTGTGTGTCATTAGATGTCACCACGACTActaaacttttaaaattggcAGATGATTTAGGACCATATGTCTGCATCTTCAAGACCCATATTGACATTATTGATGATTTCAGTTATAAGAGTACCATAGAGCCACTCGTAGAATTATCAAAGAAACACAActtcttaatttttgaagatcGTAAATTTGCTGATATTGGATCTACTGTTCAACATCAATATGACTCTGGTATTTATAAAATCGTAAACTGGGCCCATTTGGTTACAGTCCATGGTGTTCCAGGTTCGGGGATCTTATCTGGGTTAAATCTAGCTGCAGAACCAGTAGTACAAAAAATTGGTCAACATCGTGGTGCTTTAATGCTAGCTCAATTAAGTAGCAAAGGTTCTTTGGCGTTTGGAGAATACACCCAAGGCTGTGTTCAAATGGCTAATGAAAGCAATTTTGTTGCTGGTTTTATTGCACAATCAAGAGAAGCTacaaaattgaaatctGAATCTGTAGCCTCTAGAGATTGGTTGATTTTAACACCTGGTGTTGCTATCGGAATAACTGGTGACGGCTTAGGCCAACAATATAAAACTCCAGAGATGGCTATGGAACGCGGCTCTGACGTTATTATTGTAGGAAGAGGTATTATTGGCGATGATAAAGAGCCAATAAAAGAAGCTATCCGTTATAGAGAAGCTGCTTGGAATGCctatttgaaagaaattaaataa
- the CPR7 gene encoding peptidylprolyl isomerase CPR7 (similar to Saccharomyces cerevisiae CPR7 (YJR032W); ancestral locus Anc_1.456): MLSDPLVYLDISIDNEKIGRIVCKLYAKKAPKAAANFYSLCKGDVSIQSHKPLTYKDNYFHRVIKNFMIQCGDIEFGKDEYKKSDQIGTGGCSIYATEKEIESAADGDLACFGNFEDENLEEFPEPFMLAMANTGTPNSNSSQFFITTYPSPHLNGKHSLFGEVIDGKYVVRTIENSRVDKDGFPEKCIRIDDCGEWNSEMGVPLYNACNDKIGGDVYEENPEDDKHFESDDFSRVYEAANTIKESGTLLFKKKDFQNAFFKYKKSLRYITEYIPDMEMDKENNIKYTNLKIKLYLNMCLMMFDMQKYEEAIQYATYIIEMENVPKLDVAKAYYRSGNCYLAKKRLEDALKDYNLCKENNPNDKVVDQKIEHVENLIQQKKEKTRKNISKFFPSNLYVSLNIYLCILF, from the coding sequence ATGTTATCTGATCCATTAGTTTATTTGGATATTTCTATcgataatgaaaaaataggTAGAATTGTTTGTAAGTTATACGCAAAGAAGGCACCAAAAGCTGCAGCAAACTTCTATAGCCTTTGCAAGGGTGACGTCTCAATTCAGTCTCATAAGCCTTTAACTTATAAGGACAATTATTTCCATCGAGTAATTAAGAATTTTATGATTCAATGTGGTGATATTGAGTTTGGAAAAGATGAATACAAAAAGAGCGACCAAATTGGTACTGGTGGTTGCTCAATTTATGCCACTGAGAAAGAAATAGAATCAGCCGCTGATGGGGACTTAGCTTGCTTTGGTAATTTCGAGGATGAAAATTTAGAGGAATTTCCTGAACCATTCATGTTAGCTATGGCTAATACTGGAActccaaattcaaatagttctcaattttttatcacGACCTATCCATCTCCGCATCTAAATGGTAAGCATTCGTTATTTGGTGAAGTTATTGATGGGAAATATGTCGTGCGTACGATAGAAAATTCAAGAGTAGATAAAGATGGTTTCCCAGAAAAATGTATCAGAATTGATGACTGTGGTGAATGGAATAGTGAAATGGGAGTTCCACTGTATAATGCTTGTAATGATAAAATCGGTGGTGATGTATACGAGGAAAATCCAGAAGATGATAAACATTTTGAATCTGATGATTTCTCAAGAGTGTATGAAGCTGCAAATACTATTAAGGAATCAGGCACTTTGTTATTTAAGAAGAAAGACTTTCAAAATgccttttttaaatataagaaaTCATTACGTTATATAACTGAGTATATTCCAGATATGGAAATGGATAAAGAGAATAACATAAAATAtactaatttaaaaatcaaattatatcTCAATATGTGTTTGATGATGTTCGATATGCAAAAGTACGAAGAAGCGATACAGTACGCTActtatattattgaaatggAAAATGTTCCAAAATTAGACGTTGCTAAAGCATATTATAGAAGTGGAAATTGTTATTTAGCAAAAAAAAGGCTAGAAGATGCACTTAAGGATTACAATCTCTGCAAAGAAAATAATCCGAATGATAAGGTAGTTgatcaaaaaattgaacATGTGGAAAATCTAATTcagcaaaaaaaagaaaaaacaagaaaaaatatatcaaaattttttcctAGCAACCTCTATgtatctttaaatatttacttgtgtattttattctaa
- the GEA1 gene encoding Arf family guanine nucleotide exchange factor GEA1 (similar to Saccharomyces cerevisiae GEA2 (YEL022W) and GEA1 (YJR031C); ancestral locus Anc_1.455), whose amino-acid sequence MYDSFEVGAVDPVTVIIKECITLSTAMRKDPRNDSQLGVAAILGGGSEIFSNDDDYLASTFNNLSINHHDSPLLSNFIQLRLKLNKLQTLDGIDSLAILKPFLNVISDSSVPGYITSIALDSLQKFYSLEIINNNSTNHILAYRGTVNALAHCRFEGSSAMFDDSVLLKVIILLHSIVNSPTGDLLSDSILYEVLQILMSLSFNKERTDVLRKAAETSLISMTSRIFRKLNSIKPALSKHKYINDESYITSDLKDDIIGSRSRGLKNSKPLNHPNSHEYEELPTNTNNGLSNATMNTSSDKNTIQATSTHDTMEQDSGDDSDIEGRDTHESSKSNLASINSSQQDLQEDVLEENYGLPLINKYMNLLLSLIAPENHTKHTSSTKIIALKLIDVAVQVSGKRFLLHPRLFNLISDPIFKSVLYIIQTSFYMDLLQSTLQLFSTLVVILGDQLHKQIELTLNTIFEILLDEKPDIYKNKKANNNSRSSINLNSARKSVSELDLLHSKEKFSNTNRAKRTPKIKELFIEQISILWTRSKSFFTRAFINYDCTLDRSDISIKFLHILTELALPESAMITSENVPPMCLEGLISLIDDMYANLIDLDNEKFKKMKIDEVTDILKQRERKKKFIECTSAFNAKWKVGISKLIENKFIESDKNEDISRFLFENNERLNKKMIGLVLCDPNNTELLEKFNDLFDFRSLRVDEAIRVLLTKFRLPGESQQIERIIEAFSKKFSKDVECVTTDDESNISDNQCLSPNKKQNSKREKVVPDQDSVFVLSYSIIMLNTDLHNPQVKEHMTFDEYSSNLKGCYNGNSDFPVWYLQRIYSSIEDKEIVMPEEHHGNEKWFEDAWNNLISSTTVITELNNESTRIDLNRLNRFQIALFDKVIFENNGKAIVDTLIKIYDIASDDHISSRMISTLDKCCIIASFFGYNDIFNYIVQYIAECSDIVDSRNSQRNRNSSESKNDDKLSNRENNAVHHNSYTNYEPVNTRIPVMEINVESNNSIIAVSSTSVKLGMRFKNQLCLVMLFRILSTNKIGNILSDDSWTKIIDIILTLYENLLLKDDRIGIIVKPELVVNKAKVNRGILSTFASYLKGDEEPNDEQIGYSLKGIDCINKCSILDATTKNRTYINKENIEKILTCIDDSWEVTHTNKRYLESEILYLFQLVIDMNDHLQNQEESCNILKKIKLFTDKNSVSEEFKRECNSYTLRLLTGVNNDTALERVGEIIMDINTKNEIYTAEYFKSRSGVSFIQEGLLMIDFDIINNNELYWKILRQIVIIGTEHMDMIYKFLYNVLETNSTKICSSTNFMSVLGIMDEISSIGAIGSQWEQTYANLITSGHKVNQENPYQDKIDISNHCVELTYSILLKNVTMSKNEIIGIIQALAHQCLNPCNQINNKALILLEKSIKIEIDRMEIQQDGMKMIELIDGGLMPLLMEQYNEYTVNILNILKNVYLYYQKLSETSTTDQENVFIKVMSIFNKFTAKPPAEKVLQEMLEAKKMISAERVQPESG is encoded by the coding sequence ATGTATGATTCATTTGAAGTAGGTGCTGTAGACCCAGTTACAGTAATAATCAAAGAATGTATCACTTTATCTACTGCAATGCGAAAGGATCCTCGTAACGATTCACAATTAGGAGTTGCAGCTATTCTGGGGGGTGGCTCAGAGATATTTagtaatgatgatgattattTGGCAAgtacttttaataatttatcaataaatcATCACGATAGTCCCCTTTTGTCAAATTTCATTCAATTGAGattaaaactaaataaaCTTCAGACTCTAGATGGAATCGATTCATTAGCTATTTTAAAAccttttttaaatgttaTTAGTGATAGTTCTGTTCCAGGCTATATTACGTCAATTGCCTTGGACTCTTTACAAAAGTTTTATTcattagaaataattaataataatagtacaAACCACATATTAGCTTATAGAGGTACTGTTAATGCATTGGCTCATTGCCGATTTGAAGGCTCATCTGCCATGTTTGATGATTCTGTTCTTTTaaaagttattattttgcttCACTCAATTGTTAATTCCCCTACAGGCGATTTATTATCCGATTCAATTCTTTACGAAGTATTGCAAATTTTAATGtctttatcatttaataagGAAAGAACCGACGTATTAAGAAAGGCAGCTGAAACTTCATTAATATCTATGACTTCCAGAATTTTTCGTAAATTGAATTCTATTAAGCCTGCTTTATCGAAAcacaaatatattaatgaCGAAAGTTACATTACAAGTGACTTGAAAGATGATATAATTGGTAGCCGTTCAAGGggattgaaaaattctaaacCATTAAACCATCCTAATTCTCATGAATATGAAGAGCTGCCTACTAATACCAACAATGGACTGTCCAATGCAACAATGAATACAAGCTCCGATAAAAATACTATCCAGGCTACATCCACCCATGATACCATGGAGCAAGACTCAGGCGATGATTCAGATATTGAAGGGAGAGATACGCACGAGTCCAGCAAATCCAATCTTGCTAGCATCAATAGCTCACAACAAGATCTCCAAGAGGATGTTCTGGAAGAGAACTATGGATTACCTTTGATTAACAAGTATATGaatcttttattatcattgatAGCACCAGAGAATCATACAAAACATACAAGCTCTACGAAGATTATCgctttaaaattaattgatgtCGCCGTACAAGTATCTGGAAAACGATTCCTTTTACATCCGAGacttttcaatttaatatccgatccaatatttaaaagtgtattatatattatacaaaCCTCATTCTACATGGACCTGTTACAGTCTACGTTACAACTATTTTCAACTCTAGTGGTTATTCTTGGTGATCAATTGCATAaacaaattgaattaactttaaatacaatttttgaaatattactaGATGAGAAACCTGatatttacaaaaacaAGAAAGCTAATAACAACTCTCGTAGTAGCATTAATCTTAATTCCGCACGAAAATCTGTTTCAGAATTAGATCTACTTCACTCTAAAGAGAAATTTAGTAATACAAATAGAGCAAAAAGAACTCCTAAAATCAAAGAATTGTTCATTGAGCAGATCTCAATTCTTTGGACAAGatctaaatcattttttacTCGAGCATTCATTAATTATGATTGCACACTTGACAGGTcagatatttcaattaaatttctcCATATTCTAACCGAACTTGCATTACCTGAAAGTGCTATGATTACAAGCGAAAATGTTCCACCGATGTGTCTAGAAGGTCTAATCTCATTAATCGATGATATGTATGCGAATTTAATCGATTTAGATAATGagaaattcaagaaaatgaaaatagatGAAGTGactgatattttaaaacaacgcgaaagaaaaaagaagttTATCGAATGCACTAGTGCTTTTAATGCCAAATGGAAGGTTGGaatatctaaattaattgaaaataaatttatagaaAGTGacaaaaatgaagatatttcgagatttttatttgaaaataatgagcgattaaataaaaagatgATTGGTTTAGTTCTATGTGATCCAAATAATactgaattattagaaaaatttaatgatttgtTCGATTTTAGAAGCCTAAGAGTAGATGAAGCTATTAGAGTTCTTCTAACCAAATTTAGATTACCAGGTGAATCACAACAAATTGAACGTATTATTGAAgcattttcaaaaaagtTTTCCAAAGATGTGGAATGTGTGACAACTGACGATGAATCCAATATTAGTGACAACCAATGTCTATCTcctaataaaaaacaaaattcaaaaaggGAGAAGGTTGTCCCAGACCAAGACAGTGTCTTTGTTCTAAGTTATTCTATCATTATGTTGAACACCGATCTCCATAACCCTCAAGTTAAAGAGCATATGACGTTTGATGAGTACTCTAGCAATCTTAAAGGATGCTATAATGGTAATTCTGATTTTCCCGTTTGGTACCTGCAAAGAATATATAGTTCCATTGAGGATAAGGAAATTGTTATGCCTGAGGAACACCATGGTAATGAAAAATGGTTTGAAGATGCCTGGAATAATTTAATCTCTTCCACCACTGTAATCACTGAGCTAAATAATGAAAGTACACGCATTGACTTAAACCGATTGAATAGATTTCAAATAgcattatttgataaagtaatttttgaaaataatgggAAGGCTATTGTCGATAccttaataaaaatttatgaCATAGCTAGTGATGATCATATTTCAAGCCGTATGATCAGTACTCTAGATAAATGCTGCATTATTGCATCATTCTTCGGAtataatgatatatttaattatatcgTACAATATATTGCAGAATGCTCTGATATTGTAGATAGCAGAAACTCACAGCGCAATAGAAATTCATCCGAAAGTAAAAATGATGACAAACTCTCTAATAGAGAAAATAATGCAGTCCATCATAATAGTTACACTAATTATGAGCCAGTTAATACGCGTATACCAGTAATGGAAATTAATGTTGAGAGCAATAATTCAATCATTGCGGTAAGCAGTACGAGCGTTAAGTTAGGGATGCGTTTTAAGAATCAATTGTGTCTTGTTATGTTATTTCGAATATTATCGACTAATAAAATAGGGAATATATTATCAGATGATTCATGGaccaaaattattgatataattttgactctatatgaaaatttattattgaaggATGATAGAATAGGAATAATAGTTAAACCTGAATTAGTAGTTAACAAAGCTAAGGTCAATCGTGGTATTCTAAGTACTTTTGCTTCTTATCTAAAAGGTGACGAAGAACCAAATGACGAACAAATTGGATATAGTTTAAAAGGTATCGATTGCATTAATAAATGTTCAATACTTGACGCAACTACTAAGAATCGtacatatattaataaagaaaacaTCGAAAAGATATTAACTTGCATAGATGATTCATGGGAAGTCACTCACACCAATAAAAGGTATTTAGAAAGTGAAATACTATATTTATTCCAGTTGGTAATTGATATGAATGACCATTTACAGAATCAAGAAGAATCATGTAACatattaaagaagataaaATTGTTTACAGATAAGAATTCAGTGAGCGAGGAGTTTAAAAGAGAATGCAACTCATATACATTAAGATTATTGACCGGGGTAAATAACGATACTGCACTTGAAAGAGTGGGTGAAATTATTATGGACATTAATACGAAGAATGAGATTTATACTGcagaatattttaaatctcGTAGTGGTGTTAGCTTCATCCAAGAAGGCCTATTAATGATCGACTTtgacattattaataataacgaACTGtattggaaaattttaCGTCAAATAGTTATTATTGGAACAGAGCATATGGATAtgatttacaaatttttatataatgtTCTAGAGACAAACTCTACTAAAATTTGCAGCAGTACAAATTTCATGAGCGTTCTTGGCATTATGGATGAAATTTCATCCATTGGTGCTATTGGTAGTCAATGGGAACAAACATATGCAAATTTAATTACCAGTGGTCATAAAGTCAACCAAGAAAACCCATATCAAGATAAAATAGATATTAGCAATCACTGCGTGGAACTAACATATAGtattttattgaagaatGTAACTATGAGCAAGAATGAAATCATTGGTATTATCCAAGCGTTAGCTCATCAGTGTTTAAATCCATgcaatcaaataaataataaagcaTTGATACTTCTTGAAAAGAGTATCAAAATTGAGATTGATCGGATGGAGATACAACAGGACGGCATGAAAATGATTGAACTAATTGACGGTGGGTTAATGCCATTATTAATGGAACAATACAATGAATACACGGTAAACATCTTGAATATCCTCAAGAATGTTTATctatattatcaaaagCTGTCAGAAACATCCACTACTGATCAAGAAAATGTGTTCATAAAAGTAATGTCcatttttaacaaatttacCGCTAAACCTCCTGCCGAGAAAGTTCTGCAAGAAATGTTGGAGGCTAAGAAAATGATTTCTGCCGAGAGAGTTCAACCCGAGTCAGGTTAA
- the TBLA0C01620 gene encoding uncharacterized protein (similar to Saccharomyces cerevisiae YEL023C; ancestral locus Anc_1.460) — MSFSLFSSSNSEESSNSVKLTKPVSQIELNKGKNIVLCFDGTKENFGPQPFTNVLKIYQILENSADQICYYQPGIGTGNNFDAFDDIRRNFTFSTFKNLFDSMFATGVNHHIKKAYRFLMKYYRKGDKIYMIGFSRGAFFARVLAGMIQRVGLLHDGLDDLVDMAWGIYEFWEYAEQPTHQSYTTTLVEEFRKLFSRDYIIKIHFQGLFDSVNSVGILRDRLFPCTQRSSIVDHVRHAVSIDERRGKFKQQSFTPNPYSPAFFSLKYKSFLLDIKQKNSIKKNDLEDSSRSKGYCNGIENPLISHTLKQRKFNVKNQRVDKCCSEQQSLETADLIKKVDKFLESSNPKTPRSIECSNRGVQGEFNHNQREENNITPQSFLTSDLVEKWFPGDHSDIGGSWPDDCFTHQNIANVSLRWMLAESLKHGLIFKKGSLKEFDQLHPLIPSFNSRRHDALNFQGVKQDIQLNLETQRSIPWRLSIATFKRLSTKFNTTELIKKNKRTIKQKFKNACQPLNKFQIFFWWILEWIPIGLRVENVQGKWCTTYVPNLGRNRYMPIYADLHWSVFWRIKFDKEYKPKNLPKYARDLIEEFEGVKLQEQLIQIETPIVSGYKSFPREQLNRTSSLESLGSSTSEPGSAYSFLLSRMMYEGMTDILYFETRKHLQYWEDTKWRFIPDELSEILSKRPDI, encoded by the coding sequence atgtcATTCTCCCTGTTTTCTAGTTCTAACTCTGAAGAATCCAGTAATTCAGTTAAACTAACAAAACCGGTGAGCCAAATTGAGCTTaataaaggaaaaaatatagtatTGTGTTTTGATggaacaaaagaaaattttggCCCACAACCATTTACAAATGtactaaaaatttatcaaatattagaaaatagtGCGGATCAAATTTGCTACTATCAGCCAGGAATAGGAACTGGAAACAATTTTGATGCATTTGATGACATCAGAAGGAATTTTACTTTCTCcacttttaaaaatcttTTTGATTCTATGTTTGCAACAGGGGTAAATCATCATATTAAAAAAGCTTATCgttttttaatgaaatattatcGTAAAGGAGATAAGATCTATATGATTGGATTTTCAAGGGGAGCATTTTTTGCTAGAGTATTAGCAGGAATGATTCAAAGAGTAGGCTTGCTACACGATGGTTTAGATGATTTAGTTGACATGGCCTGGGGAATTTATGAATTTTGGGAATATGCTGAACAACCCACTCACCAATCTTACACGACAACTTTAGTAGAAGAATTTAGAAAACTTTTTTCAAGAGATTATAtcataaaaattcatttccAAGGGCTATTTGATTCTGTAAATTCAGTGGGGATATTACGAGATAGATTGTTCCCATGCACACAACGAAGCTCCATTGTTGATCATGTTAGACATGCTGtttcaattgatgaaaGGAGGggtaaatttaaacaacAAAGTTTTACCCCAAACCCTTATTCACCAGCattcttttctttgaaGTATAAAAGCTTTTTGTTGGATATCAAGCAgaaaaattctattaaaaaaaatgatttagaaGACAGTAGCCGCTCTAAAGGCTATTGTAACGGCATAGAAAATCCTTTGATATCACATACGTTGAAACAGAGGAAATTTAATgtaaaaaatcaaagagTGGATAAGTGTTGTAGTGAGCAACAAAGTCTAGAAACGGcagatttaattaaaaaggTTGACAAATTTTTAGAATCCTCAAATCCTAAAACACCCAGAAGTATTGAATGTTCTAATAGAGGAGTTCAAGGGGAATTTAATCATAATCAgagagaagaaaataacATTACACCTCAATCCTTTCTTACATCTGACCTAGTGGAAAAATGGTTTCCAGGAGACCATTCAGATATAGGTGGCAGCTGGCCTGATGATTGTTTTACGCATCAAAATATTGCCAATGTATCCCTTCGTTGGATGTTAGCAGAATCTCTGAAACACGGACTAATCTTTAAGAAAGGCtctttaaaagaatttgatcAGCTGCACCCTCTTATTCCTTCATTTAACTCACGAAGGCATGAtgctttaaattttcaggGGGTTAAGCAAGATATACAATTAAATCTAGAAACGCAGCGATCAATACCTTGGAGACTCTCGATTGCAACCTTTAAGAGATTGAGCACAAAATTCAATACAACCGAAttaattaagaaaaataaaagaaccATAAAACAAAAGTTCAAAAATGCATGCCAACCCTTAAATAagtttcaaatatttttttggtgGATATTAGAGTGGATTCCCATAGGATTAAGAGTAGAAAATGTCCAAGGTAAATGGTGCACCACATATGTACCAAATTTAGGGAGAAATAGATATATGCCAATATATGCGGATTTACATTGGTCGGTATTTTGGAGGATAAAGTTTGATAAAGAATACAAACCAAAAAATCTCCCAAAATATGCAAGAGATTTAATCGAAGAGTTTGAAGGAGTGAAACTACAAGAGCAGTTGATACAAATTGAGACGCCAATCGTCTCTGGCTATAAAAGTTTTCCAAGGGAACAATTAAATAGAACAAGCAGTTTAGAAAGCTTAGGTAGTTCTACATCTGAACCTGGGTCCGCTTATTCATTTCTTCTCTCTAGAATGATGTATGAAGGAATGACAGatattctatattttgaaactaGGAAGCACTTACAATATTGGGAAGATACAAAATGGAGATTTATCCCCGATGAGCTGTCAGAGATTTTGTCCAAGAGGCCAGATATTTAA